The following DNA comes from Simkania negevensis Z.
GAAGGTATATCCAGGGAGGAGAGCAGAAGAATAAAAGGTAAAAAAGAGGCTGATGAGAAAAAAAGGCCAAAGAGGATATTTTTTCATCGCGTTTGCCAACTCCAAGTTGTCTCAAGGAGAGTTTTTAAGGAAGAAAGTTTAGGTTGCCAGTTTAAAACCTCTTGAGCAGACTTGCTTTTAGCAAGAAGGCAAGGTGGATCTGCCGGGTCTTTTGGAGCAACTTTTAGGGGGAGTTGGTATTTAAGAGTCTCTTGAAATGCCGTGACAATTTCTTCGACTGAAAATCCTTGTCCTGTTCCGAGGTTCAAGATGAGATTTTCTCGATGGTCCATTAGGTACTTTAGAGCTTTGACGTGAGCCTCGGCTAAATCTGAAACATGGATGTAATCGCGAATAGGAGTGCCATCATAGGTTGGATGGTCTTTTCCAAAAAAGGTAAAAGAGTCTCGTTTTTTTAAAGCGGTATCGATCAAAATGGGGATGAGATGGGTGGCCGGGAAATGACTTTCGCCTAGTTCTCCTTCAGGATCTGCTCCAGCAGCATTGAAGTATCTCAAGATGGCTGTCTGTGTGCGAGGTAAAAGTTGAACGAGTTTTTCCCCGATGAGTTTAGTTTCTCCATAGACATTGATGGGATTTTTGGGATAATTTTCTTCGATAGGAGTTTTTTCAGGCGTTCCATACACTGCGCAGGTACTCGAAAAAATCAGATAAGGTATT
Coding sequences within:
- the galE gene encoding UDP-glucose 4-epimerase GalE translates to MKPIFVTGGAGFVGSHVCKALAREGFLPIVYDDLSTGFTWAVKWGPLFKGSLEDKERLRQVLQETNPIGVMHFAARTDARKCQQTPFTYFQTNVGGTANLLEMVQNFEIPYLIFSSTCAVYGTPEKTPIEENYPKNPINVYGETKLIGEKLVQLLPRTQTAILRYFNAAGADPEGELGESHFPATHLIPILIDTALKKRDSFTFFGKDHPTYDGTPIRDYIHVSDLAEAHVKALKYLMDHRENLILNLGTGQGFSVEEIVTAFQETLKYQLPLKVAPKDPADPPCLLAKSKSAQEVLNWQPKLSSLKTLLETTWSWQTR